TATTGGAAATAGTTGACGTTTGTCTAACTATCTCTCTGTTGGCACTGCGCTGCGCGGTTGCCGGTCCTGGTTGCCGGGACGCCCCGGGGCGGGCACTATCACCGGCCGGCTGATCGCCGTCGATGGCGGGCTGGCAATGCTCGGCGGTTGAGGAAGAGAATCCTATTCTTGCTGCTTGTCGCAGATGGGTTGGGGTCCGGCGTTGACGCACAACCGGTGCTGTGGAAATCTACTATTCATAGATGAGAGCCGCATTCTCATACGTGCGGCTGGAACGGGAGTAGCTGATGGCGATCGACCCAACCGGTATCGATTTTTTCCGCGATGAACGATTGGTCGACGACCCGTACCCATTCTTCGAGGCGCTGCGGAACAAGTGCCCGGTCACGCGTGAAGACCACTACAACGTCACGATGGTGACCGGCTGGGACGAGGCCGTGCAGGTCTACAACGACGAGGAAACCTTCTCGTCCTGCCTGTCGGTTACCGGACCGTTCCCGGGCTTCCCGGTCCCGCTGGAGGGGCGTAGCGCCGAAGAGGTGACCGCGCTCATCGACAAGCACCGCAACGAACTGCCGTTCAGCGATCAGCTGCCGACCCTGGATCCGCCCACCCATACCGACCACCGCTCGCTGTTGATGCGGTTGATCACGCCCAAGCGCCTCAAGGAGAACGAGGACGCCATGTGGCAGTTGGCCGACGAGGTCCTCGACAGCTATCTGGCGCCCGGTGGGGGCGAGTTCATCAAGGGCTTTGCCGGTCCGTTCACACTGCTGGTGATCGCCGATCTGCTGGGTATCCCAGCCGAGGATCGCGAAGCTTTCGTCAATGGCATCAAACAGAATTCCGGCGGCGGCATCGGCAGCACGAGCAAGGAGTCGCTGTCCCACAGCCCGCTCGAGTTCCTCTACGGCCAGTTCTCCGACTACGTGTCGGATCGACGGGCCAACCCGCGCGACGACGTGCTCACCGGCCTGGCCGAAGCCACGTTCCCCGACGGCAGCATCCCCGACGTCGGCGATGTGGCCCGGGTGGCGACCAACGTCTTCTCGGCCGGGCAGGAGACCACGGTCCGCCTGCTCAGCACCGCTTTGAAGGTCCTGGGTGAACAGCCCGGGATCCAGCAGCGGCTGCGGGCTGACCGCAGCCTCATCCCGAACTTCATCGAGGAGGCGCTGCGGATCGAGAGCCCGGTCAAGGGCGACTTCCGGTTGTCGCGCCGCCCCGTGACCATCGGCGAGACCGAGTTGAACGCCGGCACCACGGTGATGGTGCTCAACGGCGCGGCGAACCGCGATCCGCGGCGATTCGAGGATCCCGACACCTTCGACCCGGCGCGTAAGAACGCTCGCCAACATCTGGCATTCGGGCGCGGTATCCACAGCTGCCCGGGCGCTCCGTTGGCGCGTGCCGAAACCCGCGTCGGCATCGAGCGGTTGCTGGACCGGACCACCGACATTCGGATCTCCGAGGCCCGGCACGGTTCGGACGGCGACCGCCGCTACGACTACATCCCGACCTTCATCCTCCGCGGGCTGACCGAGCTGC
Above is a window of Mycolicibacterium boenickei DNA encoding:
- a CDS encoding cytochrome P450; its protein translation is MAIDPTGIDFFRDERLVDDPYPFFEALRNKCPVTREDHYNVTMVTGWDEAVQVYNDEETFSSCLSVTGPFPGFPVPLEGRSAEEVTALIDKHRNELPFSDQLPTLDPPTHTDHRSLLMRLITPKRLKENEDAMWQLADEVLDSYLAPGGGEFIKGFAGPFTLLVIADLLGIPAEDREAFVNGIKQNSGGGIGSTSKESLSHSPLEFLYGQFSDYVSDRRANPRDDVLTGLAEATFPDGSIPDVGDVARVATNVFSAGQETTVRLLSTALKVLGEQPGIQQRLRADRSLIPNFIEEALRIESPVKGDFRLSRRPVTIGETELNAGTTVMVLNGAANRDPRRFEDPDTFDPARKNARQHLAFGRGIHSCPGAPLARAETRVGIERLLDRTTDIRISEARHGSDGDRRYDYIPTFILRGLTELHLEFDS